A window of Variovorax paradoxus genomic DNA:
ACATCAGGTGGATCCTGTCCTTCGGCATGCCCAGCGTGGCCGCCAGGTCGGAAACCGTCCAGTCGATCATCTGGTTCGACGTCCAGATCGTGAGCCGGTCTCCTTTCCAGGCGGCAGTGGTCGCATGCGGCTCCATCATGGCGTGAGACTGATCGGGCGTACTGTAGGTCTGGTCGAGTTGCACCTGGGCACCGGCGAATGCGCCGGCGAAGTCGCCGACCCTGCTGTCGCGATCGGTCGTCTTCGCCTGCGATGACTTCGCTCCGGCGAGATCGAACGCGCCTTCGGCCCGCGCGTAGTTCACCTCGAGCAGTCGAGCGGCGGAACGCGCCTGCTCGAAGGTCTCCGCGACGACGCATGCGATGGCCTGGTGGTAGTGGTCCACGCTCGGCCCGCCCAGCAGCCTGGCCGTGTTGAACTGACCCTTGCCGAGCTTGCCCGCGTTCTCGGCGGTGACGATGGCAATCACCCCAGGGGCGGCCTTCGCGCGGGTTTGATCGATGGAAACGATGCGCCCCTTGGCAATCGCGGCACCCACGATGTATCCGTACGCGGCCTCCGGCGCCGCGTCGTGCCGCTCGTAGGCATAGGGCGCGGTACCGGTGGTCTTGAGCGGCCCGTCGACGCGGTCGACCGGCTTGCCAACGACCTTGAGTTGATCGATCGGGTTGATGGTGGCGGGGGAATCGAATTTCATGGCTCAGCTCCTTGCGTCCGTCAGCACCGCGTCAAGGGTGCGCTCCACCAGCGTGACCTTGAATGCGTTGTGCTCGGTCGGGCGCGCATCGGCGAGCAAAGCGGCGGTGACGGCCTTGGCGCCGCGCGGAAACTCGCGCTCGGCGGCCTCGATGCGCCACGGCTTGTGCGCCACGCCGCCGAGCGCCACGCGGCCGGTGCCGTCGCGCTGCACGATGGCCGCGACCGACACCAGCGCGAACGCATAGGACGCGCGGTCGCGTACCTTCGTGTAGACCTGCCGGCCGCCCACCGGCGCCGGCAGCCGCACGGCGGTGATCAATTCGCCGGGGGCCAGCGCGGTTTCCACCTGCGGCGTTCGGCCGGGGAGGCGATGGAAATCCGCGATCGGGATGGTGCGTCGCGCGCCGTCGGGCCGCAGCGTCTCGACGGTCGCGTCGAGCGCGCGCATCGCCACCGCCATGTCGCTGGGGTGCGTCGCGATGCAGGCGTCGCTCGAACCGACGATCGCGTGTTGCCGGTTCACGCCATCGATGGCCGCGCAGCCGCTGCCGGGCCGGCGCTTGTTGCAGGCCATGTTGGTGTCGTAGAAATACGGGCAGCGCGTGCGCTGAAGCAGGTTCCCGGCGGTCGTCGCCTTGTTGCGCAACTGGCCCGATGCGCCGGCAAGCAGCGCACGCGACAGCAGGCCGTAGTCGCGCCGCACGGCGGCATGCGCCGCCAGGTCGGTGTTGCGTACCAGTGCGCCGATCCGCAAGCCGCCGTCATCCGTCGACTCGATGCGATCGAAGCCCAGACCGTTCACGTCGATCAGGTGTGTCGGCGTCTCGATCTCCAGCTTCATCAGGTCAAGCAGGTTGGTGCCGCCGGCGATGAAGCGAGCGCCTTGCCTGCCTGCCGCGGCAGCGACGGCTTGCGCGGGCGAACTCGCCCGTTCGTAGCTGAAGCTTTTCATGCTTTCGCTCCGGCATTCCCGCCTGCAACCTCGGTGATCGCGTCGACGATGTTGCTGTAAGCCCCGCAGCGGCAGATGTTGCCGCTCATGCGTTCGCGCAACTCGGCCGGCGAGAGCAGCGGCCGGGCGGTCAGGTCGCCGCTCACATGGCTTGGAACACCTTGGTCGATCTCGTGCAGCATGCCGACGGCCGAGCAGATCTGGCCCGGGGTGCAGTAGCCGCACTGGTAGCCGTCGTGCTTGACGAAGGCAGCTTGCATCGGATGCAGGTGGCCGGGCTGGCCCAGGCCCTCGATGGTCACGACGTTGCCTCCTTCATGCATCACCGCCAGCGTCAGGCAGGAATTGATTCGCCGACCGTCGACCATGACGGTGCAGGCACCGCACTGGCCGTGGTCGCAGCCCTTCTTCGTACCGGTGAGGTGCAGGTGTTCGCGCAGCGCGTCGAGCAGGGTTGTCCGGGTATCGAGCACCAGTTGCTGTTGCCGGCCGTTGACGATGAGGCTCACGGGCGTTGCCGCCGGCGTGCCGGTGGTGCGTGCAGTCGCGGCGCCGGCCGTGGACGTGCCGGCCAGCGCCGGCACGGTGGCGGAAGCGGCGCCGGCCTTCAGCAGGCCGCGCCGGGAAATCTGCAAAGCATCGTGGCTCGTCATGGGTATTCCTGTCCGAGATGAGGCGGTTGACCGGATGGGTCGGACAACTTTAGGCCGCGGCCCCTCTCGAAACTAGGCGTCGAACGGTTGTCGAACTGACAAGCTGCACTTGATAATGATCTTTTCGAGAGGGCCCGATGCCGATCAACGAGTTGCGTTCCATTGCCACTTTTGTGAAGACGGCCGAACTCGGCAGCTTGCGGCAAGCCGCAGCCGCACAAGGCATGACACCGCAGGCGGCAAGCCAGGCGCTGGCCCAACTCGAGAAGCATCTGGGAGTGCGGTTGTTTCATCGCACGACCCGCCGAATGTCGCTGACGGATGAAGGCCGGCATTTCCTCGAGGCTGCGCAAGCGCCTTTGCTCGGTATGCAACGCGCGCTGGAAACGACGCGGCAAGCCAAGGACGGCATCGCGGGTCCGCTGCGTGTGGTGGGTCCCCTGTCGGTCTTCACGCCGGTGCTGTGGCCGCTGCTGGACACCTTCTGTCGCCGATACCCCGAAGTCCAGCCCGATGTGCAACTGGACGACCGCATCGGCAACTGGGTTGAAGACAGGGTCGACGTGGGATTTCGCATCGGCCCGTCGCCGATGGACGGCGTGATCGGGCGGCGGCTTTTCACCTTGCAACTCATCGTATGCGCGTCGCCTGCCTATCTTTCGCAGCACGGTGTGCCGGAGAGCCTCGGTGCCCTGTCCACTCACCGCTGCAGCGCCTTTCGCAACCCCGGAACAGGCCGCGTACTGCCGTGGTACGTCAAGAACGGAAACGAGCTGGTCGAGCATCAGGTCGTGCCCGCCCTTACCGTCAACGATGAGGCGCTGGAAACCGAAGCGGTGCTGGCGGGCCATGTGATCGGTTTGCTCACCAGCGTGGCGGCCGCGCCGCACATCCGTGCAGGGCGACTGGTTCCGCTGCTTCTCGAGCATGTCGCGGACAAGTCGGGGGTGTTCGTCTACTACGGAAACCGCACATCGTTGCCGGCCCGCGTCCGTGCGTTCATCGACGTCGCGATCGAACTGCTGGCCGACAACCCGGCTTACGTGCTCGGCGCCGATGAACTTGCCCACGCGCAAACGGCTTGGCGAAGTTCCCAGACCTTGGGCTTTGATTCGACAGGTTCCTGAAGCTGGATTGCCGGGTTTGCGGAGGCAGACCGGTCTGGGCACTTTCTGCGCAGGGTGGGTCCGCCATCGTTTGGACTCCGATCAAGGGCGCGAGCCCGTGCGGGGCTTCTGAGCAAACTCGCCACACGCCCGGCCGATGCGGCCAAAGCCGCCATCGCCAGGCCCCAGTGCACCGCACTGTGGGATGGCAGCAGCCCGAACATCAAGCTCATCAACAAGCTGCCGAGCGTCAACCCCGTGAGTCGGGCTGTGCCTTGCGCGCCACCGGCCGCGCCGCTGCGCTCCTTGGGTGCCGAGAGCAGCATGTTCTGGTTGTTCGGTGTCTGAAAGAAGCCGAAGCCCAGGCCGGCGAGGCCCGTGAACACGGCGATCGGTAGAACCGGGTCTGCATGCATCGGTTAGTGGCTCGCGCCGCACGCGAAGCGCCCGGCGTTCGCCTGCTGCGCGAGGGACTGCTCGATCTGGATGTCGGCGTTCTCGGCCGACCTCTAAATGAGCCACGTCAGTAAAGAAGATGTGGGCGCACA
This region includes:
- a CDS encoding FAD binding domain-containing protein; translation: MKSFSYERASSPAQAVAAAAGRQGARFIAGGTNLLDLMKLEIETPTHLIDVNGLGFDRIESTDDGGLRIGALVRNTDLAAHAAVRRDYGLLSRALLAGASGQLRNKATTAGNLLQRTRCPYFYDTNMACNKRRPGSGCAAIDGVNRQHAIVGSSDACIATHPSDMAVAMRALDATVETLRPDGARRTIPIADFHRLPGRTPQVETALAPGELITAVRLPAPVGGRQVYTKVRDRASYAFALVSVAAIVQRDGTGRVALGGVAHKPWRIEAAEREFPRGAKAVTAALLADARPTEHNAFKVTLVERTLDAVLTDARS
- the paoA gene encoding aldehyde dehydrogenase iron-sulfur subunit PaoA, giving the protein MTSHDALQISRRGLLKAGAASATVPALAGTSTAGAATARTTGTPAATPVSLIVNGRQQQLVLDTRTTLLDALREHLHLTGTKKGCDHGQCGACTVMVDGRRINSCLTLAVMHEGGNVVTIEGLGQPGHLHPMQAAFVKHDGYQCGYCTPGQICSAVGMLHEIDQGVPSHVSGDLTARPLLSPAELRERMSGNICRCGAYSNIVDAITEVAGGNAGAKA
- a CDS encoding LysR family transcriptional regulator, which codes for MPINELRSIATFVKTAELGSLRQAAAAQGMTPQAASQALAQLEKHLGVRLFHRTTRRMSLTDEGRHFLEAAQAPLLGMQRALETTRQAKDGIAGPLRVVGPLSVFTPVLWPLLDTFCRRYPEVQPDVQLDDRIGNWVEDRVDVGFRIGPSPMDGVIGRRLFTLQLIVCASPAYLSQHGVPESLGALSTHRCSAFRNPGTGRVLPWYVKNGNELVEHQVVPALTVNDEALETEAVLAGHVIGLLTSVAAAPHIRAGRLVPLLLEHVADKSGVFVYYGNRTSLPARVRAFIDVAIELLADNPAYVLGADELAHAQTAWRSSQTLGFDSTGS